The following coding sequences are from one Hippopotamus amphibius kiboko isolate mHipAmp2 chromosome 9, mHipAmp2.hap2, whole genome shotgun sequence window:
- the PAMR1 gene encoding inactive serine protease PAMR1 isoform X3 — protein MGGYSRRLLREGHLLCRVPRGLVRRRLHAVVMLSLEFDYMCQYDYVEVRDGDSSDSQIIKRFCGNERPAPIRSTGSSLHVLFHSDGSKNFDGFHAIFEEITACSSSPCFHDGTCLLDNSGSYKCACLAGYTGQHCENLLEERNCSDPGGPVNGYKKITGGPGLINGHYAKIGTVATFFCNSSYVLSGNEVRTCQQNGEWSGKQPICIKACREPKISDLVRRRVLPMQVQSRETPLHQLYSSAFSKQKLHDAPTKKPVLPFGDLPPGYQHLHTQLQYECISPFYRRLGSSRRTCLRTGKWSGRAPSCIPICGKTENITAPKTQGTRWPWQAAIYRRAGGVQAGSLHKDAWFLVCSGALVNERTVVVAAHCVTDLGRVTVIKTADLKVVLGKFYRDDDRDEKSLQSLRVSAIILHPNYDPILLDVDIAILKLLDKARISTRVQPICLAAPRDLSISFQESRITVAGWNVLADVRSPGFKNDTLRSGVVRVEDALLCEEQHEEHGIPVSVTDHMFCASRDPTAPSNICTAETGGIAAVSFPGRASPEPRWHLVGLVSWSYDKTCSHSLYTAFTKVLPFKDWIERNMK, from the exons GGTTGTCATGTTGAGCCTGGAGTTTGACTACATGTGCCAGTATGACTATGTGGAGGTCCGTGACGGCGACAGCAGTGACAGCCAAATCATCAAGCGTTTCTGCGGCAACGAGCGGCCGGCTCCCATCCGAAGCACGGGCTCCTCGCTCCACGTCCTCTTCCACTCAGACGGCTCCAAGAACTTTGACGGCTTCCATGCCATCTTTGAGGAGATCACAG CGTGTTCCTCGTCTCCTTGTTTCCATGACGGCACTTGCCTCCTTGACAACAGCGGATCTTACAAGTGTGCCTGTCTCGCAGGCTACACTGGGCAGCACTGTGAAAATC tcCTTGAAGAAAGAAACTGCTCAGACCCTGGGGGCCCAGTCAATGGgtacaagaaaattacaggaggCCCTGGGCTTATCAATGGGCACTATGCGAAAATTGGCACCGTCGCGACCTTCTTTTGTAACAGCTCCTATGTTCTTAGCGGCAATGAGGTGAGAACTTGCCAGCAGAACGGAGAGTGGTCGGGGAAACAGCCCATCTGCATAAAAG cctgTCGGGAACCAAAGATCTCAGACCTGGTGAGAAGGAGAGTTCTTCCAATGCAGGTTCAGTCAAG GGAGACGCCATTACACCAGCTGTACTCATCAGCCTTCAGCAAGCAGAAACTGCACGACGCCCCTACCAAGAAGCCAGTCCTTCCCTTTGGAGACCTGCCCCCAGGGTACCAACATCTGCACACCCAGCTCCAGTACGAGTGCATCTCGCCCTTCTACCGCCGCCTGGGCAGCAGCCGGAGGACGTGTCTGAGGACTGGGAAGTGGAGTGGGCGTGCCCCGTCCTGCATCCCTA TCTGTGGGAAAACTGAGAACATCACTGCTCCGAAGACCCAGGGGACGCGCTGGCCGTGGCAGGCCGCCATCTACAGGAGGGCCGGTGGGGTGCAGGCGGGCAGCCTGCACAAGGACGCGTGGTTCCTGGTCTGCAGCGGCGCCCTGGTCAACGAGCGCACCGTGGTGGTGGCTGCCCACTGCGTCACCGACCTGGGGAGGGTCACCGTGATCAAGACGGCGGACCTCAAAGTCGTCCTGGGGAAATTCTACCGTGATGACGACCGGGATGAGAAGAGCCTCCAGAGCTTGAGG GTCTCTGCAATCATCCTGCATCCCAACTACGACCCCATCCTGCTGGATGTGGACATCGCCATCCTGAAGCTCCTGGACAAGGCACGCATCAGCACCCGCGTCCAGCCCATCTGCCTGGCGGCCCCTCGGGACCTCAGCATCTCCTTCCAGGAGTCGCGCATCACTGTGGCTGGCTGGAACGTCCTGGCAGATGTGAGGAGCCCGGGCTTCAAGAATGACACGCTGCGCTCTGGGGTGGTCAGGGTGGAGGACGCACTGCTGTGTGAGGAGCAGCACGAGGAACACGGCATCCCCGTGAGCGTCACGGACCACATGTTCTGTGCCAGCCGGGACCCCACTGCCCCCTCCAACATCTGCACAGCAGAGACGGGGGGCATTGCAGCTGTGTCCTTCCCGGGACGGGCGTCCCCTGAGCCCCGCTGGCATCTGGTGGGGCTGGTCAGCTGGAGCTATGACAAAACATGCAGCCACAGCCTCTACACAGCCTTCACCAAAGTGCTGCCTTTTAAAGACTGGATCGAGAGAAACATGAAGTGA